TCATTCCAACGCTAACCCAGCAACAACGCTTGGGACTCTAACCTGCTCAAGGTCAACCCCGAGTACATCTCTCTTAACTGGGAggcttctggaggaggagctttTGCCGTCATCCCCCTCTCCCACAAGGGTAAGCTGCCCGATCAGATTCCTCTCTTCCGAGGTCACACCTCTGCTGTTCTCGACACAGACTTCAACCCTTTCAACGACCAGGTGATTGCCTCTGCCTCTGACGACGGCAAGATCGGTCTGTGGAAGGTTCCCGATGACTACCGAATCGTCTACGagcctgaggaggagattgaggacgTTGCTCCCGTCGCCAAGCTCTCTGGCCACCAGCGAAAGGTCGGACACGTCAAGTTCCACCCCACCGCCAACAACGTGCTGGCCTCCTCTTCGGCTGACTACACTGTCAAGCTGTGGGACGTTGAGGCCCAGAAGGCCCACCAGTCTCTGGCCCACAAGGACATTATCACCTCCTTTGACTACAACCAGGACGGTACTCTGCTCGTCACCACTTCTCGAGACAAGCAGATTCGAGTTTGGGATCTCCGAACCGGCGAGATTGTCAGCTCCGGCCCCGGCCACACCGGTGCCAAGAACTCGCGAGTTGTCTGGCTTGACTCTGACCGAATCGCTACCACTGGTTTCTCCAAGCTTTCCGACCGACAGCTGGCTCTGTGGAACGCCTCCGACATCGCTGCCGGACCCATTGGCGGCTTCCGATACCTAGACTCGTCCTCCGGTATCTGCATGCCCTTCTTCGACCACGACACCAAGACCCTGTTCCTGGCCGGCAAGGGAGATGGAAACATCCGATACTACGAGTACGGCAACGACGACTTCTTCGAGCTGTCCGAGTACCAGAGCACAGACCCCCAACGAGGCATTGCCTTCATGCCCAAGCGGGCTCTCAACATCAAGGGCAACGAGATTGTGCGAGCCTACAAGACTGTCAAGGACTCCTACATTGAGCCCGTTGGCTTCTACGTGCCCCGACGAGCCGAGACCTTCCAGTCTGACATCTACCCCGACTGTTACGCCGGTGTTCCTTCCGTCGAGGCTGAGGAGTTCTTCGAGGGCAAGTCTTCTCGACCCTACGTTGTCGACGTTGAGATTCTCTACGAGGACAAGcccatcaccaaggacaaTGTTCATGAGGCTGCCGAGGACAAGAcggagctcaagaagcccgAGCCTACTCCCACTGCTTCCCCCGCCCTTGGTTCCAAGGCCTCCGAGCCCGTTTCCAAGTCTGcggagcccaaggaggagaagcctgATCTGCAGTCTAAGGGCTCTTTCGGCacttcctcttctgcctTTTCTGGCGACAAGGTCAACTCCATGTTGGCCAAGGCctctgaggaggaggagccccgaaagaaggaggacgagaacaATGACGAGTGGGAGAACTCCGGTCTGCTGGCCACCCGAAACCGTCTCGCAAAGACCGGCAAGATCGAGCTCGTCCACCAGGCTGCTTCTGGCGGTAAGACTCtgaccgagaaggagattggcGCCATGGTCAAGAGCGGCAAGATCAGCTCTTCCGAGGGTGCCAAGGCCGTCGAGAAGGTCCGGGAGGAAGAGGCtaaggaggccaaggaggccgaggacAAGAAGTCCGAGCctgtcgaggagaagaagcctgAGCCcgttgaggagaagaagcctgAGCCcgttgaggagaagaagcccgagcctgtcgaggagaagaagcccgagcctgtcgaggagaagaagcccgagCCTGTCGAGGAGAAGTCCACTGAGAACGGAAAGGACGAGTCTGAGATCAACCCTCTCcctctgctcaaggaggagtctcTCCCTCAGACTGACTCTGCCaccactgctgctgcctcttCCGGTGACTCTGACAAGCGAATCTCTTccctggaggagctggtgcAGTCTCTGGTTTCCCAGGTCAAGAGCCAGCAGGAGAccatccagcagctcagcAAGAAGCTGGATGCCTGCACCGACTGTTGTGCCACCGACGCCGCTCCTTCCAAGAACGAGTGTGCCAACCGACCCGAGGGCGCCGAGCAGTGCGACAACTGTGATTGCTAATCGAGCTTCGCTACGATACTAATGAGTTGAATGTATACTATGATCTAATAAGCGAACTAAGAGTTATACAGTAATAGGTCGCACCTGTAATGACTACGATACATTCAGTAATGAAGGATAAAAAAATTGTCAAGAAAACCACAATGGTGCACATATCGAGACGTttttgtattgtacagaGGGTATATAATATCACCACTACAACGAGCTCACAATTCCGTCTTTAACTCCCTCGCCAAAAGAAATTCGTCACTTCTAATTATATACTGTTGATGTTagcactacttgtaccccaTTAATACTCTATTGATTTTATTGTATAAATAAACAATTACTGATCCTTCTTTTCCAAAAGCGCCTCAAAGACGCCAGCAAACTTGCTGTAGACAATGAAGCCATTAAAGTCGAACCAGTCGTTGAACTTTGCGTCGACGGTCTTCTTACCGCCGTCCACGTCAACGACAATCTTGTAGTCCACGCCGGGGTTGGCAGCAGTCGTCGACACGGTCACCTTGGTGTCTCCCTTCTTTCCCACATATGCGACGTTTCGCTCCTTAAAGTAGAGCCATCCGGACACGAAGAACTCAAGcacaaaaaacaaaggAACTGTGTAGACGAGGTAGGGTCGAGCAAAGTCGAATCCAAAGGTATAGTCCAGGTAGAAGGATGCGGCGGCGAGAATTACAGATGCATAACCGGCCGCCAGACGCACGTCCAAAAGGGAGTGGTCCTGTGTGTATCCGAGTTCCTTGAAGACCTGGGTTAGAATGGTTGTCATTCTGTGTGTTTCTTTTCTTGAGATCTGAACGAGTACATGTGCTTGAGACACGAGATTtgatgtacagtagtttcAACTGtcagtactgtagcaatATCATATGTTTGGATCCTGATCTCAAGATACAATCCGTTAGCCCGTGGAGACACGTCTCACAAATCAATCTTGGTTTCCACGTTCAATGGCAAATGCCAAGGCAATGTCACGTCCTGGCTGGCGTATACTCACATAAGCGATGTGTTCGTCGGAGGTCTTCTTCAGTTCCGAAGTCGAGCTGGGTTAGTTATTGCGTGTCGAATTGTCGGTCGCTGTATCGGCACTCACTAAAGATTCACTGCCTGGGTCTGTCGAGACATTTTCAAATTCGAGGTCGGGGTGATCGCGATGTGGACACGCACTTATTCACCAACTTTAGTGGAGGTGTGCTGGGCCGCATAGAGTGGTTATGTAAGCCAAAGTTTATTTAGGTGTTGCACTTTCCAACTTTGCAGCTTTCGAGTCCCACCAGTCAGTCCAATCGCCACCCCAAAACAGTAGTTAAGCTTAGTTCCCGAAACGGAAATCCCAACTTCAAAATGGAATAGTGCAATAATCGGGAGCAACGGAACCCAGACGTGTTGAGTCAACATTCTGGTCGGGCCAAAAGGATAGAAAAGAAGACACGATTGGTGTGTGATACAAGTGTGTTAAGAGGAGGTGGTCCGAAATGACGCAAAGTACTGCGAGAGTTGTAGCCAGAGGAGCAGCGGCACAATCTATAGCGTCGGAAATACCTCATGCTGACCTATCCTAGAGACCATGTAGTGTTTCCATTTTAGGAAGGCAACAACACAGTTTTATAAGGCCTTTACCTTGGCCCGCGTAACCTCTCTAATTATCGTGTTATCAACCGATAGTTGCGACCCGACACCCACGCAACCCCGGACCCTGTTTGTGGCATATTTAGTGTCTAATTCGGCTCTTGAACCTCTTCAGCAGTCGTATTGCTCATCTGGCGGAAGTCACTATCTACCAGGTGTGACGCGGTATCTATAACGGCCGGTTACTTGACGGACTGAGTCACAGTCACGTTCATCTCTTTAccccttctcttcttcgcCACCGACGACACGCCCGGTGTCACGTTCTTTGATTTTGGTCCCACTACGCCCTCTACCGGATCAACCACCCCCGTCTTCCCCTCTCATGAGCAAGAACTTCAACTTTGCGGCGCCGTCTTTTGTGCCCACTGAGCCCAAGCCCAGTGCCGGAAAGAAGCCGGCTGCTAGCAAGAGCAAGAACGGGCCGCCCCGAAAGCCCAAGGCTATCAACACGCCCCAGCGAAATAACCACCGTAATCGACAGCGTCCTGTGCCCGAAGACACCAGTAAGAAGGACGCAGACGCCAAGAGAgacctggaggaggagctcgcCTCGCTCGCGCCCCGTAAGGGCAAGGTCAACATTTCGCACTTGCTCGAGTTCTCGCCTCCCAGCGCCAGCCGACACGCTAGCAACAACCATGCCTCGGGCCACCACTCGCACTCGCCACACCCCCGACGAAAGGCAGCAATCAAGGAGTTTGATAAAGACGCCTACGCCAATGCCAACTTTTCGTTTGTGGTCAAGCCGGGCGAGTTCTCTAACCCGGACCACGTTGACATGACGCGTGTCGTCCGGGTTTTAGTCCCCCAGGCATCTGACTGTCTTATTTGTTTGTGCGAGCCCACAGCTCCACGAATGCTCGGCTGTGGCCATATCATGTGTCTGGCCTGCCTTAAGCGCTTTAACACCCAGTCCAAGGAGTGT
The Yarrowia lipolytica chromosome 1A, complete sequence genome window above contains:
- a CDS encoding uncharacterized protein (Compare to YALI0A19492g, similar to uniprot|Q7SGF7 Neurospora crassa NCU00965.1 predicted protein, similar to Saccharomyces cerevisiae SPC2 (YML055W); ancestral locus Anc_4.307), whose protein sequence is MSRQTQAVNLYSTSELKKTSDEHIAYVFKELGYTQDHSLLDVRLAAGYASVILAAASFYLDYTFGFDFARPYLVYTVPLFFVLEFFVSGWLYFKERNVAYVGKKGDTKVTVSTTAANPGVDYKIVVDVDGGKKTVDAKFNDWFDFNGFIVYSKFAGVFEALLEKKDQ
- a CDS encoding uncharacterized protein (Compare to YALI0A19470g, similar to uniprot|Q06440 Saccharomyces cerevisiae YLR429w CRN1 a coronin that promotes actin polymerization and crosslinking to microtubules, similar to Saccharomyces cerevisiae MDV1 (YJL112W) and CAF4 (YKR036C); ancestral locus Anc_1.247); amino-acid sequence: MSGRFVRSSKYRHVYGQSTKKELCYDNVRVSNNAWDSNLLKVNPEYISLNWEASGGGAFAVIPLSHKGKLPDQIPLFRGHTSAVLDTDFNPFNDQVIASASDDGKIGLWKVPDDYRIVYEPEEEIEDVAPVAKLSGHQRKVGHVKFHPTANNVLASSSADYTVKLWDVEAQKAHQSLAHKDIITSFDYNQDGTLLVTTSRDKQIRVWDLRTGEIVSSGPGHTGAKNSRVVWLDSDRIATTGFSKLSDRQLALWNASDIAAGPIGGFRYLDSSSGICMPFFDHDTKTLFLAGKGDGNIRYYEYGNDDFFELSEYQSTDPQRGIAFMPKRALNIKGNEIVRAYKTVKDSYIEPVGFYVPRRAETFQSDIYPDCYAGVPSVEAEEFFEGKSSRPYVVDVEILYEDKPITKDNVHEAAEDKTELKKPEPTPTASPALGSKASEPVSKSAEPKEEKPDLQSKGSFGTSSSAFSGDKVNSMLAKASEEEEPRKKEDENNDEWENSGLLATRNRLAKTGKIELVHQAASGGKTLTEKEIGAMVKSGKISSSEGAKAVEKVREEEAKEAKEAEDKKSEPVEEKKPEPVEEKKPEPVEEKKPEPVEEKKPEPVEEKKPEPVEEKSTENGKDESEINPLPLLKEESLPQTDSATTAAASSGDSDKRISSLEELVQSLVSQVKSQQETIQQLSKKLDACTDCCATDAAPSKNECANRPEGAEQCDNCDC